One stretch of Schlesneria sp. DSM 10557 DNA includes these proteins:
- a CDS encoding FHA domain-containing protein produces the protein MPLSPPVEPAGPSRPAAGTVCIVVYSDAKPRQPIRYVPIVKDVVLIGREDPVRGDFPDLDLASLLDPAAAKKVSRRHAELLRARDSQSFSLRPLPGNTGTQVGKELASPGQHYPLTDGTPIVLGGVVWMKFETIK, from the coding sequence GTGCCACTATCGCCCCCTGTTGAACCTGCCGGCCCCAGTCGCCCCGCTGCGGGAACGGTCTGTATTGTTGTTTACTCGGACGCCAAACCTCGACAGCCGATCCGCTACGTTCCAATCGTCAAGGATGTTGTTCTGATTGGTCGGGAAGACCCGGTCCGGGGTGATTTCCCTGATCTTGATCTGGCATCGCTGCTTGATCCGGCAGCCGCGAAGAAAGTTTCACGACGTCATGCAGAACTGCTGCGTGCTCGCGATTCTCAATCGTTTTCACTCAGACCGCTGCCCGGCAATACGGGGACGCAAGTCGGCAAGGAACTCGCATCCCCCGGCCAGCATTATCCGCTCACCGATGGCACTCCGATCGTCCTGGGTGGTGTGGTGTGGATGAAGTTTGAAACGATCAAGTGA
- a CDS encoding RDD family protein, protein MRRGALSRFILLLVGVGIELPLLMVVVGVFLSFQRFGYTGLMFLGFNSKIVIPGAFQDAKLIKNRLYRASSRLTQGSAERGYLEVSWVPLDKSRKFDDPGASFTSDELSYDTGYSQTVVGDDHHLWLLGKSRPDSAGMWHQDIVRVEGEEFIPESAMPKAEQRPMTSTLPGNRLVYEYSLSEEFILDGKLSSLYSPVVGNRELYQLIDGFWTSRGVISLLDVTRRWRNSLNETLILPVPAPPPGWGTAKDGLLSVLPIGSTAHLFWRLPGRLLHRRGFQFEESISTGALDQPKLGGGDPAPLECQEHVSSEAGVTDEWLLVSDDIPPGALWFPAIAGGDPVVVVIDEKRKGYPVAVALALKNDRWMEYSRMKLPFSALITCLGQNEEGSLTYFSATTPTRRGEVFAVGPDGLSQTAIRYSLQPNGQTGYLITFYCLAWSAFAGMMLSCFATVFMRRDTARYEFGNRTVELASVMERAIARGIDGTVFLVITAGLPCILLRTWDLDWRTTIEAMAIGVYDHPTLLVALRIAVITFLAFLVMCFLYIAMQGWFGLTPGKWVCRLRVVQTSLRPCGFAKSLLREVLLAMENLYLFTWTPAILLVAFSRLRQRFGDRLADTIVIRTRSRQTPVVR, encoded by the coding sequence ATGCGTCGTGGTGCTCTCTCGAGGTTCATCTTGTTGCTCGTGGGAGTCGGGATCGAACTGCCGTTGCTTATGGTGGTCGTTGGCGTCTTTTTAAGTTTCCAACGGTTTGGATACACAGGATTGATGTTCCTGGGATTTAACAGCAAGATTGTTATTCCGGGCGCATTCCAAGATGCCAAGTTGATCAAGAACCGACTTTATCGTGCGAGTAGTCGCCTGACTCAGGGATCGGCGGAACGTGGTTACTTGGAGGTGTCGTGGGTGCCATTAGATAAGTCCAGAAAATTCGACGACCCGGGTGCTTCATTCACCTCAGACGAACTGAGTTACGATACCGGCTATAGCCAGACCGTTGTAGGGGATGACCATCATCTCTGGTTGCTGGGGAAATCGCGGCCGGACTCTGCTGGCATGTGGCATCAAGACATCGTCCGCGTTGAGGGAGAAGAGTTCATACCAGAGTCGGCAATGCCGAAAGCCGAGCAGAGACCTATGACTTCAACTTTACCCGGCAACAGACTTGTGTATGAGTATAGCTTGTCGGAGGAGTTCATTCTGGACGGAAAGCTGAGTTCGCTTTACTCACCGGTCGTCGGTAATCGGGAGCTTTATCAACTCATCGATGGATTCTGGACGTCGAGAGGTGTCATTTCCCTGCTTGACGTCACTCGACGCTGGCGCAATTCGCTGAATGAAACACTGATCTTGCCGGTTCCAGCCCCTCCACCGGGATGGGGCACGGCAAAGGACGGCCTGCTAAGCGTGCTTCCGATCGGCTCGACGGCGCATCTATTCTGGCGGCTACCCGGGCGGCTGCTCCATCGCAGAGGATTCCAATTCGAAGAGTCAATTTCGACGGGTGCGCTGGATCAACCCAAGCTGGGCGGGGGTGACCCAGCGCCTTTGGAATGTCAAGAACACGTGAGTTCTGAGGCTGGCGTCACGGATGAGTGGTTGCTTGTTTCGGATGACATTCCTCCAGGGGCTCTGTGGTTCCCAGCGATTGCTGGGGGCGATCCAGTCGTCGTTGTGATTGACGAGAAGAGAAAGGGGTATCCTGTCGCGGTTGCACTGGCGCTGAAAAATGATCGCTGGATGGAATATTCAAGAATGAAGCTTCCATTCTCTGCGTTGATTACGTGTCTTGGGCAGAACGAGGAGGGGTCGCTCACGTATTTCTCGGCAACCACACCTACGCGGCGCGGCGAAGTCTTTGCAGTAGGGCCGGATGGCCTAAGTCAGACGGCGATTCGTTATTCCCTGCAACCTAACGGGCAAACTGGTTACCTGATCACATTCTACTGTCTTGCCTGGAGTGCGTTTGCTGGGATGATGCTCTCCTGCTTTGCAACTGTCTTCATGCGCCGAGACACAGCCAGATACGAATTCGGCAATCGTACTGTCGAGCTGGCCTCGGTCATGGAACGTGCCATTGCACGCGGGATTGATGGAACGGTCTTCCTTGTAATCACAGCGGGACTGCCCTGTATTCTTCTGAGGACCTGGGACCTCGACTGGAGAACAACGATTGAAGCGATGGCGATTGGAGTCTATGACCACCCTACTCTTCTCGTCGCACTTCGGATTGCTGTGATCACATTCCTGGCTTTCCTTGTCATGTGCTTCCTTTATATCGCTATGCAGGGATGGTTCGGGTTGACTCCGGGGAAATGGGTTTGTCGGTTGCGAGTCGTACAGACGTCACTCCGGCCCTGTGGATTCGCCAAGAGCCTCTTGCGTGAAGTTCTGCTGGCGATGGAGAATTTGTATCTGTTCACATGGACTCCTGCGATTTTGCTGGTTGCCTTTTCAAGGCTGCGCCAACGATTCGGCGACCGGTTAGCGGATACGATCGTGATCCGCACCCGCTCAAGACAAACACCTGTTGTCCGCTGA
- a CDS encoding RidA family protein, giving the protein MTEEVVEQRLSQIGHQLPSAPEAVGFYVPVLRTGNLVITSGQLPMVGKELMFKGKVGTELHEEQAFHAARMCALNALAQIKKCVGSLDRVTRIVRVEGYVQSAPGFTRQPQVINGASELLIQAFGEAGKHTRIAVGSNELPMNAAVELAIWAEVVD; this is encoded by the coding sequence ATGACAGAAGAAGTCGTCGAACAGCGTCTCTCGCAGATTGGCCATCAGTTGCCGAGTGCGCCAGAGGCGGTCGGTTTCTATGTGCCGGTCCTGCGGACAGGCAATCTGGTCATCACCAGCGGCCAGTTGCCGATGGTGGGCAAGGAACTGATGTTCAAAGGGAAAGTGGGGACCGAACTTCACGAGGAACAGGCGTTTCACGCCGCCCGGATGTGTGCTCTCAATGCACTGGCTCAGATCAAGAAGTGCGTGGGAAGCCTTGATCGGGTGACTCGCATCGTCCGCGTCGAAGGCTACGTGCAATCAGCGCCGGGGTTCACCCGTCAGCCACAAGTGATCAATGGGGCTTCCGAACTGCTCATTCAAGCCTTTGGTGAAGCTGGAAAACATACACGTATTGCGGTGGGATCGAATGAACTGCCGATGAACGCGGCGGTGGAACTGGCCATCTGGGCCGAAGTGGTTGACTAG
- a CDS encoding alpha/beta hydrolase family protein, producing the protein MLSVSNTHPSVMISTCLGAMCGLMLSAVALAQETAPAAVAPATETPSAPIRFDLQALANPPAVFPADDLQVEGVKAFYYQGLNYNQRPTRVFAYYGVPAKKEDSHDTRLPAIVLIHGGGGTAFDRWVKLWNSRGYAAIAMDLCGCVPVGTYGNWKRHDDGGPAGWDASFNQLETPVEDQWTYQATSAVVLAHSLLRSFPEVDPDRIGVTGISWGGYLTCIVAGVDSRFKFAAPVYGCGFLGENSAWLPAFEKLGPEKAGLWLRQWDPSVYLPQAEMPMLWVNGTNDFAYPMDSWQKSYRLPKGNRDLSLRVRMPHGHGPAGENPEEIHVFANSILKHGQPLARITAQGQANNNEIWATYKSDVPITKAELNYSVDTGRWQERKWETLAAEIDTATGRVFAQIPAEAKVYYLNLFDDRNCAVSTQHIVR; encoded by the coding sequence ATGTTATCCGTGTCGAACACGCATCCATCAGTCATGATCTCGACTTGTCTGGGGGCAATGTGCGGGTTGATGTTATCCGCCGTGGCCCTGGCTCAAGAGACCGCTCCTGCGGCGGTTGCTCCTGCGACAGAGACCCCTTCGGCACCCATCCGATTTGACCTGCAGGCGTTGGCGAATCCTCCTGCTGTTTTTCCCGCTGACGACCTTCAGGTCGAGGGGGTCAAAGCCTTCTACTATCAGGGGTTGAACTACAACCAGCGACCGACCCGCGTGTTCGCCTACTACGGCGTCCCCGCGAAAAAAGAAGATTCGCATGATACTCGGTTGCCCGCCATCGTTTTGATCCATGGAGGAGGGGGCACCGCCTTCGACCGCTGGGTGAAACTCTGGAACTCGCGCGGTTACGCTGCCATCGCGATGGATCTGTGCGGATGTGTTCCGGTTGGAACCTATGGCAACTGGAAACGTCATGACGATGGTGGTCCTGCAGGATGGGATGCCAGTTTCAACCAGTTAGAAACGCCCGTCGAAGATCAATGGACTTATCAGGCGACCAGCGCGGTCGTCCTTGCTCACTCGCTGCTCCGCTCGTTCCCTGAAGTGGACCCGGATCGAATTGGAGTTACCGGGATCTCGTGGGGTGGCTATTTGACCTGCATCGTGGCAGGGGTCGACTCCCGCTTCAAATTTGCTGCTCCCGTCTACGGCTGTGGTTTCCTCGGGGAAAATTCAGCCTGGCTACCCGCCTTTGAAAAGCTCGGTCCTGAAAAAGCGGGACTCTGGCTGCGACAATGGGACCCCTCGGTCTACCTTCCCCAGGCAGAAATGCCGATGCTGTGGGTGAATGGAACCAATGATTTTGCTTACCCGATGGATTCATGGCAGAAGTCTTACCGCCTGCCAAAAGGAAACCGTGATCTGTCCCTTCGCGTGCGAATGCCGCATGGTCACGGCCCCGCAGGCGAAAACCCCGAAGAGATTCACGTCTTCGCCAATTCCATTCTGAAACACGGCCAACCACTGGCCCGCATCACTGCCCAGGGTCAGGCCAACAATAATGAGATCTGGGCAACCTACAAGTCCGATGTTCCAATCACCAAAGCCGAATTGAACTATTCCGTCGATACAGGACGGTGGCAGGAGCGCAAATGGGAGACGCTCGCCGCAGAAATCGATACCGCCACCGGCCGTGTCTTTGCCCAAATTCCTGCCGAGGCAAAAGTCTACTACCTGAACCTGTTCGACGACCGCAACTGTGCCGTCAGTACTCAGCACATCGTCAGGTAA
- a CDS encoding transposase — protein MSLGKRESESQREFWLETDRLATGPGHVFYDKLNRLLREHGFDLFVEQLCQPHYKSGGRPSIPPGVYFRMLMIGYLEGIDSQRGIAWRCEDSLALRRFLGISLSEETPDHSSLTRIRDRLPLSVHEEVFQYILFVIEEQGLLKARTVGVDSTYLEANAAMKSIIRKDTGEDWKEYLKRLMKEEGLLGEGDDDPTDEELRRFDQQRAKRGKKKVSNAEWASRTDPSSKIVKMKDGRTHLGYKAEHVIDLESEVILSATVYTGTEGDSQTLLASVLTAQTHLEQSGSSLKIEEVVADKGYHTNEQLAGAEEMDLRTYIPKPKSRYRRRWKDKPVEQHRAVANNRRRMTRAKGKSLQRARSEKVERSFAHVCRTGGSRRTWLRGLAKINKRYLMVAATRNLGILMLKLFGMGKPRTLHTARGRISAIIPVYSSLKIALWSHHRRHFPLPATCMAF, from the coding sequence GTGTCGCTGGGGAAGCGTGAATCAGAGAGTCAACGGGAATTCTGGCTGGAGACGGATCGTCTGGCGACCGGTCCAGGACATGTGTTTTACGACAAACTCAATCGCTTGCTGCGTGAACACGGGTTTGATCTGTTCGTCGAGCAGTTGTGCCAGCCGCACTACAAGAGTGGTGGCCGCCCTTCGATTCCTCCAGGCGTCTACTTTCGAATGCTGATGATTGGCTATCTGGAAGGGATCGACTCTCAGCGGGGAATCGCCTGGCGGTGCGAAGACTCCTTGGCGCTGCGGCGTTTTCTGGGAATCAGCCTGTCGGAAGAGACTCCTGACCACAGCAGTCTGACTCGTATCCGTGATCGGTTACCGCTGTCGGTTCACGAGGAAGTCTTTCAGTACATCCTGTTTGTGATCGAGGAACAGGGCCTACTGAAGGCCAGGACGGTCGGAGTGGACTCAACGTACCTGGAAGCCAACGCGGCGATGAAGTCCATTATCCGCAAAGATACGGGGGAAGACTGGAAGGAGTACCTGAAGCGGTTGATGAAGGAAGAGGGCCTGCTGGGAGAGGGAGATGACGACCCGACGGATGAGGAACTGCGGCGGTTCGACCAGCAGCGAGCGAAACGAGGAAAGAAGAAGGTCTCCAACGCCGAATGGGCCTCACGTACCGATCCTTCCAGTAAAATTGTGAAGATGAAGGACGGGCGCACTCACCTGGGCTACAAGGCCGAGCACGTCATTGATCTGGAGAGTGAAGTCATCCTGTCCGCGACCGTTTACACGGGAACGGAAGGGGATTCGCAGACATTACTGGCGAGCGTTCTGACGGCTCAAACACACTTGGAACAGAGCGGAAGTTCCCTGAAGATTGAAGAGGTGGTGGCTGACAAGGGGTATCACACGAACGAGCAGTTAGCCGGGGCAGAGGAGATGGACCTGCGGACCTATATCCCCAAGCCGAAGTCCCGTTACCGCCGTCGCTGGAAAGACAAACCTGTCGAGCAGCATAGGGCGGTGGCAAACAACCGCCGCCGGATGACTCGGGCGAAGGGAAAGAGCTTGCAGCGTGCTCGCAGCGAGAAGGTGGAGCGAAGTTTTGCCCACGTCTGTCGGACCGGGGGATCTCGAAGGACATGGCTACGAGGCCTGGCCAAGATCAACAAACGCTATCTGATGGTGGCTGCCACCCGGAATCTGGGAATCTTGATGCTCAAGCTGTTCGGAATGGGCAAACCGAGGACGCTGCACACGGCCAGGGGCCGTATTTCGGCCATTATTCCGGTCTATAGTTCACTCAAAATCGCTCTCTGGAGCCATCATCGGCGACACTTCCCTCTACCGGCTACTTGCATGGCCTTCTGA
- a CDS encoding CRTAC1 family protein, giving the protein MNQPQNGEEQDDALVGRAFVWSASAIALTAIVVGGFFYWKSLQKPPKVEITTQVAPPERRKLPTVEIPEMPFVDITKSAGLRFQHYSGATGEKLLPETMGGGCAFLDYDNDGDQDILFVNSTQWPWDDQPLDPVPTQKLFRNDGECRFTDVTDEVGLNVAFYGQGVAIGDYDSDGDLDIFFSAVGPNRLFRNEGGKFVDVSEEVGVGGDKVEWSTSCGFLDYDNDGDLDLFVANYVKWDREFDKAQPFTLTGRERAYGRPQNFPGTFPYLYRNDQGKFTEVGKSAGLHVTNPARKDVAVAKSLGVTFVDADRDGFMDIIVANDTVQNFLFHNLRDGTFEEVAILHNVAFDQQGNARGAMGIDSARFRNGEHLAVVIGNFSNEMTAFYVTRGDSMDFVDEANATGIGPQSRLELKFGTLFLDIDLDGRPDIIGANGHLENEISKVQLSQQYAQPPHFFWNCGPESPTEFVAVPKAKSGVDFYQRMVGRGSAAADIDGDGDLDLLFAAVNSAPRLLRNDQKLGHHWLRVDARGPHACRSAIGAQIEVELDSEKMNAQVMPTRSYLSQSELPVTFGLGKKDSIKQVTVTWPGGQRKVILAPQVDQVLTVTPDS; this is encoded by the coding sequence ATGAATCAACCTCAAAACGGAGAAGAGCAGGATGATGCCTTGGTGGGCCGGGCCTTTGTCTGGTCTGCCAGTGCCATTGCTCTGACGGCGATCGTCGTTGGAGGCTTCTTCTACTGGAAATCGCTGCAGAAACCCCCGAAAGTCGAGATCACGACCCAGGTAGCTCCGCCAGAACGACGTAAGTTACCGACCGTCGAAATTCCGGAGATGCCATTCGTCGATATCACCAAATCAGCCGGTCTGCGGTTCCAGCATTACAGCGGTGCCACGGGAGAAAAATTGCTGCCGGAAACGATGGGCGGGGGGTGTGCGTTCCTCGACTACGACAATGACGGCGACCAGGACATCCTCTTCGTCAACTCGACTCAGTGGCCCTGGGACGATCAGCCGCTGGATCCGGTCCCCACGCAGAAGCTGTTCCGCAATGACGGCGAGTGTCGATTCACGGACGTCACTGACGAGGTTGGGCTGAATGTGGCCTTCTACGGACAAGGGGTTGCAATCGGCGATTATGACTCTGATGGCGACCTCGATATTTTCTTTTCGGCGGTGGGGCCCAATCGGCTGTTTCGCAATGAGGGTGGGAAGTTCGTTGATGTCAGCGAAGAGGTAGGGGTTGGTGGAGACAAAGTGGAGTGGAGCACCAGTTGCGGCTTTCTGGATTATGACAACGACGGCGACCTGGATCTTTTTGTGGCCAATTACGTGAAGTGGGACCGTGAGTTTGATAAGGCCCAGCCCTTCACTTTGACGGGACGTGAGCGCGCCTACGGCCGTCCCCAAAACTTCCCCGGGACGTTTCCGTATCTCTATCGCAATGATCAAGGCAAGTTCACAGAAGTTGGCAAGTCTGCCGGGCTGCACGTCACGAACCCGGCACGAAAGGATGTCGCTGTCGCGAAGTCGCTGGGGGTCACCTTCGTGGATGCGGATCGTGACGGGTTTATGGACATTATTGTCGCAAACGATACCGTCCAGAATTTTCTGTTCCATAACCTGCGGGATGGAACATTCGAAGAAGTTGCCATTCTGCACAACGTCGCGTTTGACCAGCAGGGAAACGCCCGTGGGGCCATGGGGATCGACTCGGCCCGCTTCCGCAATGGCGAACATCTGGCCGTAGTGATTGGAAATTTTTCTAACGAGATGACTGCGTTCTATGTGACACGCGGTGATTCGATGGATTTCGTGGACGAGGCGAATGCGACCGGGATCGGTCCGCAATCGCGACTGGAACTCAAGTTCGGAACACTGTTCCTCGACATCGATCTGGACGGACGCCCAGACATTATTGGAGCGAACGGTCATCTCGAGAATGAGATCAGCAAGGTGCAGTTGAGCCAGCAGTATGCCCAGCCACCGCATTTCTTCTGGAACTGCGGGCCTGAGTCTCCGACGGAATTTGTGGCAGTCCCCAAGGCGAAGTCCGGCGTCGATTTCTACCAGCGGATGGTCGGACGGGGATCGGCTGCTGCGGATATCGACGGTGACGGGGATCTGGACCTGTTGTTTGCGGCGGTGAATTCGGCACCGCGACTTTTGCGCAATGATCAGAAGCTGGGGCATCACTGGTTACGCGTGGATGCACGGGGGCCTCATGCGTGTCGGTCTGCAATCGGTGCCCAGATTGAAGTCGAACTGGACTCAGAGAAGATGAATGCTCAGGTGATGCCGACTCGCAGTTATCTTTCTCAAAGTGAGTTGCCAGTGACGTTCGGCCTGGGCAAGAAGGATTCCATCAAGCAGGTGACGGTGACCTGGCCCGGTGGACAGCGCAAGGTCATCCTGGCTCCTCAGGTCGATCAGGTGCTGACGGTCACACCGGACTCCTGA
- a CDS encoding serine/threonine protein kinase translates to MSSSPPFKTAAVWNEFSYRGRDFVRATVPHGINAGLPFVIAKRLAERYEVRKFFASGGCGLLLEGRDLCTEANVLIKTTLRFDGIVTYAQSRDEEGIKRRLTENRKLLQTERRVMVLLKNRGCNGIPNPNDYVFDWNPQLEELFQSQGGGWQYQDIELLSSEHYLIMERMEGRPLTEVIKKGMPERTSLQILAHVCHVLAVLHQPTQREGREWKLVYQDLKPDNILIGEQNSVALLDLGGCRLTLGTTVGNKGAFTPGYCPPECQTGDTLTPTADSYTVGSTLFHMLTGRRPEEFLGSNAAVGGPQSVAFRNWDWPRLEQTARRETQEFIRRCLSPTPSERPADGRALVAEIEHLLKGSAPT, encoded by the coding sequence ATGTCTTCTTCTCCCCCATTCAAAACGGCCGCCGTATGGAATGAATTTTCGTATCGCGGTCGCGATTTCGTCAGAGCGACGGTGCCTCATGGAATCAATGCGGGACTTCCCTTTGTCATCGCCAAGCGTCTCGCCGAACGGTACGAGGTTCGTAAATTCTTTGCGTCTGGAGGCTGTGGACTACTACTCGAAGGACGCGACCTCTGCACCGAAGCCAATGTCCTGATTAAGACGACACTACGGTTCGACGGGATTGTTACCTATGCCCAAAGCAGGGATGAAGAGGGGATCAAGCGGCGACTCACCGAGAATCGCAAGCTGTTGCAGACCGAGCGACGCGTCATGGTCCTGCTGAAGAATCGAGGCTGCAACGGGATCCCCAACCCCAATGACTACGTCTTTGACTGGAACCCTCAACTGGAAGAACTCTTCCAATCGCAGGGGGGCGGATGGCAGTATCAAGACATAGAACTCCTCTCCTCAGAACACTACCTGATCATGGAACGGATGGAAGGTCGGCCACTGACTGAGGTGATCAAAAAAGGAATGCCCGAACGGACCTCATTACAGATCCTGGCACACGTTTGCCACGTGCTGGCGGTTCTCCATCAGCCGACACAGCGCGAGGGTCGTGAATGGAAGCTGGTTTATCAGGACCTCAAACCTGACAACATTCTGATCGGCGAACAGAACAGTGTAGCCCTCCTGGATCTGGGAGGTTGTCGACTCACCCTGGGAACCACGGTTGGGAACAAGGGGGCGTTTACCCCGGGGTATTGTCCACCTGAATGTCAGACGGGCGACACACTGACGCCGACGGCGGATTCGTACACGGTGGGAAGTACCTTGTTTCATATGCTGACCGGTCGCCGCCCTGAAGAATTTCTCGGATCCAATGCGGCTGTGGGGGGACCGCAATCTGTCGCATTCCGCAACTGGGACTGGCCACGGCTCGAACAAACCGCCCGGCGAGAGACCCAGGAGTTCATCAGGAGGTGTCTCTCTCCCACTCCTTCCGAACGTCCTGCCGACGGTCGTGCACTCGTCGCGGAAATTGAACACCTGTTGAAGGGAAGTGCTCCGACATGA
- a CDS encoding YitT family protein: MPSTFRDLLSTLQERLLDSARFVIQKRQLREIRNLALIVLGALSAAMGLHGFLMPSDFIDGGVTGISMLLAKSTGQSLSVLLPVINFPFIAMGYRQVGLAFAFRSTCAIGLLALMLQVVHFPDVTEDHLLTAVFGGFFIGAGIGLAIRGGAVLDGTEIAALLISKKSHLFRVGDIILAINVVIFFVAMFVLGVEKALFSILTYVSAAKTLDFIIYGIEQYTALTIVSEQSSPIRIRIMDELGRGVTIYKARGGKSGADQEILYCVVTRLEIGKVKAIIFDVDPSAFVVTTSLSDVQGGMVKRSGLH; this comes from the coding sequence ATGCCAAGTACGTTCCGCGACCTGCTTTCGACTCTTCAGGAACGACTGCTCGATTCAGCGCGATTCGTCATCCAGAAACGGCAGCTGCGGGAAATTCGCAACCTGGCTCTCATCGTGCTCGGGGCACTTTCTGCGGCAATGGGCTTACATGGCTTCCTGATGCCGAGCGATTTCATCGACGGTGGGGTGACCGGTATCTCAATGTTGCTGGCGAAGTCGACCGGACAATCACTTTCCGTTCTGTTGCCCGTCATTAATTTCCCGTTCATCGCAATGGGGTATCGTCAGGTCGGACTCGCCTTCGCGTTTCGAAGTACGTGTGCGATCGGTCTGCTCGCATTGATGTTGCAGGTGGTGCATTTTCCTGATGTCACAGAAGACCATCTGCTCACGGCCGTGTTTGGCGGTTTCTTCATCGGGGCAGGAATTGGTCTGGCGATTCGCGGTGGCGCGGTGCTGGACGGAACCGAAATCGCGGCCCTGCTGATCAGTAAGAAGAGTCACCTGTTCCGGGTGGGGGACATTATTCTGGCGATCAATGTCGTCATCTTTTTCGTGGCGATGTTTGTGCTGGGTGTCGAGAAGGCGCTCTTCTCGATTCTGACGTATGTCTCAGCAGCGAAAACGCTGGATTTCATTATTTACGGCATCGAGCAATACACGGCCTTGACGATTGTGTCTGAGCAGAGTTCCCCGATTCGTATCCGGATCATGGATGAACTTGGACGTGGGGTGACGATCTATAAGGCCCGCGGGGGGAAAAGCGGTGCCGATCAGGAAATCCTCTATTGCGTGGTGACGCGACTTGAGATTGGTAAGGTGAAGGCCATCATATTTGATGTCGATCCGTCGGCATTCGTGGTGACGACATCCCTGTCTGATGTTCAGGGAGGAATGGTCAAGCGGTCGGGTCTGCACTGA